The proteins below are encoded in one region of Flavobacterium sp. IMCC34852:
- the rpsK gene encoding 30S ribosomal protein S11 yields the protein MAKTTAKKRKVIVESTGEAHINATFNNIIISLTNKKGEVISWSSAGKMGFRGSKKNTPYAAQMAAEDCGKVALEAGLKKVKVYVKGPGNGRESAIRSIHNSGIEVTEIIDVTPMPHNGCRPPKRRRV from the coding sequence ATGGCTAAAACGACTGCAAAAAAACGTAAAGTTATCGTTGAATCAACGGGTGAAGCTCATATTAATGCAACCTTTAATAACATCATCATTTCGTTAACTAACAAAAAAGGTGAAGTTATTTCTTGGTCTTCAGCCGGAAAAATGGGCTTTAGAGGTTCTAAAAAGAATACTCCATACGCCGCTCAAATGGCAGCAGAAGATTGTGGAAAGGTGGCTTTAGAAGCTGGTCTTAAAAAAGTAAAAGTTTATGTAAAAGGACCGGGTAACGGACGTGAGTCTGCGATCAGATCTATTCATAACTCAGGAATTGAAGTAACCGAAATCATTGATGTTACTCCAATGCCACACAACGGATGTCGTCCTCCTAAAAGACGTAGAGTATAA
- the rpsD gene encoding 30S ribosomal protein S4, with amino-acid sequence MARYTGPSTRIARKFGEAIFGEDKAFEKRNYPPGQHGMAKKRGKKSEYAVQLMEKQKAKYTYGILEKQFRNLFEKAAASKGVTGEILLQLCEARLDNVVYRMGIAPSRRAARQIVSHRHITVNGELVNIPSYHLKAGDKVAVREKSKSVEAIERSLANSSHVYEWITWNNDTKEGTFVSVPQRLQIPENIKEQLIVELYNK; translated from the coding sequence ATGGCAAGATATACTGGTCCAAGTACAAGAATCGCCCGTAAGTTTGGCGAAGCAATTTTCGGAGAAGACAAAGCCTTCGAAAAAAGAAATTATCCTCCCGGACAACACGGGATGGCTAAAAAAAGAGGTAAAAAATCTGAATATGCTGTTCAGTTAATGGAAAAGCAAAAAGCTAAATATACCTATGGTATTTTAGAAAAACAATTCAGAAACCTATTTGAAAAAGCAGCCGCTTCTAAAGGAGTAACCGGTGAAATCCTTTTACAATTATGTGAAGCTCGTTTAGATAATGTAGTATACAGAATGGGAATTGCACCTTCAAGAAGAGCTGCAAGACAAATCGTTTCTCACCGTCACATCACTGTAAACGGAGAATTAGTAAACATCCCGTCTTACCACTTAAAAGCCGGTGATAAAGTGGCTGTTCGTGAAAAATCTAAATCGGTTGAAGCTATCGAGCGTTCATTGGCTAACTCTTCTCATGTATATGAGTGGATCACTTGGAACAATGATACCAAAGAAGGAACTTTCGTTTCTGTCCCTCAAAGACTACAGATTCCGGAAAACATTAAAGAACAATTAATCGTAGAGTTGTACAACAAATAA
- a CDS encoding DNA-directed RNA polymerase subunit alpha has translation MAIFNFQKPDKVIMIDSTDFEGKFEFRPLEPGYGLTVGNALRRVLLSALEGYAITSVRIEGVEHEFSTISGVVEDVTEIILNLKQVRFKRQIEEVDNETVSISISGKDQITAGDFQKFISGFQVLNPELIICNLDSKVNLNMELTIEKGRGYVPAEENKKQNAAIGTIFTDSIFTPVKNVKYAIENFRVEQKTDYEKLVFEIKTDGSINPKDALTEAAKVLIHHFMLFSDERITLEADEIAQTESYDEESLHMRQLLKTKLVDMDLSVRALNCLKAAEVDTLGDLVSFNKNDLMKFRNFGKKSLTELDELVANKNLTFGMDLGKYKLDKE, from the coding sequence ATGGCAATATTTAATTTTCAGAAGCCCGATAAAGTTATCATGATCGATTCAACCGATTTTGAAGGTAAGTTTGAATTCAGACCTTTAGAACCGGGATACGGATTGACCGTTGGTAATGCACTTAGAAGAGTTTTACTTTCTGCGTTAGAAGGTTATGCCATTACTTCGGTTCGTATCGAAGGAGTTGAGCATGAGTTCTCTACTATTTCAGGAGTTGTTGAAGATGTAACTGAAATTATCCTAAATCTAAAACAAGTGCGTTTCAAACGCCAAATTGAAGAAGTGGATAATGAAACAGTTTCTATCTCCATCTCAGGAAAAGACCAAATTACTGCTGGTGATTTCCAAAAATTCATCTCCGGTTTTCAAGTGTTAAACCCAGAGTTAATCATTTGTAACCTTGACAGTAAAGTAAACCTAAACATGGAATTAACTATCGAGAAAGGTCGTGGTTATGTTCCTGCTGAGGAGAACAAAAAACAAAATGCAGCAATCGGTACTATTTTTACAGACTCTATTTTTACCCCGGTAAAAAATGTAAAATACGCCATTGAAAACTTCCGTGTGGAGCAAAAAACAGATTATGAAAAATTAGTTTTCGAAATCAAAACTGATGGTTCTATCAATCCTAAAGATGCTTTAACCGAAGCTGCCAAAGTTTTAATTCACCACTTTATGTTATTCTCCGATGAGAGAATTACCCTGGAAGCTGATGAAATTGCTCAAACAGAATCTTACGACGAAGAATCATTACACATGAGACAGTTGCTAAAAACCAAATTGGTGGATATGGACTTGTCAGTAAGAGCCTTAAACTGTTTAAAAGCAGCCGAAGTTGACACCCTTGGAGATCTTGTATCTTTCAACAAAAACGACTTAATGAAGTTCCGTAATTTTGGTAAAAAATCGCTAACTGAGTTAGACGAATTAGTTGCCAACAAGAATTTGACATTCGGTATGGACTTAGGTAAATACAAACTAGATAAAGAATAA
- the carA gene encoding glutamine-hydrolyzing carbamoyl-phosphate synthase small subunit: MKYTTRPQALLLLADGTIFYGKSIGITGKTFGEVCFNTGMTGYQEIFTDPSYFGQIMVATNPHIGNYGVNANEVEADKIMISGLVCKNFSFTHSRPDSESNLYDYFEKQNLICISDVDTRALVSYIRDNGAQNAVICTDGTPVEELKKLLANVPDMKGLELASTVSVTEPYFFGNENATYKIAALDLGIKRNILRNLAKRDCYIKVFPYNTSFEELKAFNADGYFLSNGPGDPEPLTGVIETAKEMIASDQPVFGICLGHQIIGLANGVSTYKMFNGHRGINHPVMNVLTGKGEITSQNHGFAVNREELEKHPDLEITHYHINDNTVAGMRMKSKNCFSVQYHPEASPGPHDSEYLFDEFVGNIIKAKSLQTV, translated from the coding sequence ATGAAATACACCACACGACCTCAAGCCCTCTTACTACTAGCTGACGGTACCATCTTTTACGGGAAATCAATCGGAATCACCGGGAAAACCTTTGGCGAAGTTTGTTTCAATACCGGAATGACCGGTTACCAGGAAATCTTCACGGATCCGTCTTATTTCGGACAAATCATGGTAGCGACTAATCCGCACATAGGAAACTATGGTGTCAACGCCAACGAAGTAGAAGCCGATAAAATCATGATTTCAGGTTTGGTTTGTAAAAACTTCAGCTTTACCCATTCACGTCCCGATTCAGAAAGCAACCTTTATGACTATTTCGAAAAACAAAACCTAATCTGCATCTCCGATGTCGATACCAGAGCTTTAGTAAGCTACATCCGAGATAACGGTGCGCAAAACGCTGTAATCTGTACAGACGGAACGCCGGTAGAAGAATTGAAAAAATTATTAGCCAATGTACCCGATATGAAAGGCCTGGAATTGGCCTCAACCGTGTCTGTTACTGAACCTTACTTTTTTGGAAACGAAAACGCAACTTACAAAATTGCAGCCTTAGACTTAGGAATCAAGAGAAACATCTTGAGGAACTTGGCCAAGCGTGATTGCTACATCAAAGTGTTTCCGTACAACACAAGTTTTGAAGAACTAAAAGCTTTCAATGCAGATGGTTACTTTCTTTCAAATGGACCGGGAGATCCCGAACCGCTGACAGGCGTAATTGAAACTGCCAAAGAAATGATAGCTTCAGATCAACCGGTTTTTGGCATCTGTTTAGGACATCAAATTATTGGTTTGGCTAACGGCGTGTCGACTTATAAGATGTTCAACGGGCATAGAGGAATTAATCATCCTGTCATGAATGTCTTGACCGGCAAAGGAGAAATTACCTCGCAAAACCACGGATTCGCTGTCAACAGAGAAGAGCTGGAAAAACATCCCGATTTAGAAATTACCCATTATCATATCAACGACAATACCGTAGCCGGAATGCGTATGAAATCTAAAAACTGTTTCTCGGTGCAATACCATCCGGAAGCCAGTCCGGGACCGCATGATTCCGAATACTTGTTTGATGAGTTTGTGGGTAATATTATCAAAGCCAAAAGCTTACAAACGGTTTAA
- the eno gene encoding phosphopyruvate hydratase: MSIIIKVHARQILDSRGNPTIEVDVVTENGVLGRAAVPSGASTGEHEAVELRDGGKAYMGKGVLKAVDNVNTKIAPELMGVSVFEQNHIDQLMIDLDGTANKSNLGANAILGVSLATAKAAANELGLPLYRYVGGVSANTLPVPMMNIINGGSHSDAPIAFQEFMIMPVKATSFTHAMQMGTEIFHNLKKVLHDRNLSTAVGDEGGFAPNLAGGTEDALDTIKKAVENAGYKFGDEIMIALDCAASEFYVDGKYDYTKFEGATGKIRTSKEQAEYLASLATNYPIISIEDGMYEDDWEGWKYLTELIGNKTQLVGDDLFVTNVERLSTGIEKGIANSILVKVNQIGTLTETIAAVNMAHNAGYTSVMSHRSGETEDNTIADLAVALNCGQIKTGSASRSDRMAKYNQLLRIEEELGNTAYFPGVKAFKQK; the protein is encoded by the coding sequence ATGAGTATTATTATTAAAGTACACGCAAGACAAATCTTGGATTCCAGAGGAAATCCAACCATTGAAGTAGATGTAGTAACCGAAAACGGCGTTTTAGGTCGTGCTGCTGTTCCAAGTGGTGCTTCAACCGGCGAACATGAAGCCGTAGAATTGAGAGATGGTGGCAAAGCTTATATGGGAAAAGGCGTTTTAAAAGCGGTAGACAATGTAAACACTAAAATAGCTCCCGAATTAATGGGCGTTTCGGTTTTTGAACAAAACCACATCGACCAATTGATGATTGATTTAGACGGAACAGCCAACAAATCTAACTTAGGTGCCAATGCCATTTTAGGCGTTTCTCTGGCCACGGCTAAAGCTGCGGCTAATGAATTAGGATTGCCATTATACCGTTATGTTGGTGGTGTTTCTGCCAATACTTTACCGGTGCCCATGATGAACATCATCAATGGTGGTTCACACTCTGATGCGCCAATCGCTTTCCAAGAGTTTATGATTATGCCGGTAAAAGCAACGTCATTCACCCATGCCATGCAAATGGGAACAGAGATTTTTCACAACTTGAAAAAAGTATTACACGATAGAAATCTTTCGACAGCCGTAGGTGACGAAGGAGGTTTTGCACCAAACCTTGCCGGTGGAACAGAAGATGCTTTGGATACGATTAAAAAAGCAGTTGAAAATGCAGGTTACAAATTCGGTGACGAAATCATGATTGCCCTTGACTGTGCTGCTTCTGAGTTTTATGTTGACGGAAAATACGACTACACCAAATTCGAAGGTGCAACCGGAAAAATCAGAACATCAAAAGAACAAGCAGAATATTTAGCGTCTTTGGCCACAAACTATCCAATCATTTCTATCGAAGACGGAATGTACGAAGACGATTGGGAAGGTTGGAAATACTTAACCGAATTAATCGGAAACAAAACCCAATTGGTTGGAGACGATTTATTCGTAACCAATGTAGAGCGTTTATCAACCGGAATTGAGAAGGGAATTGCCAATTCAATCCTGGTAAAAGTTAACCAAATCGGAACTTTAACAGAAACCATCGCAGCAGTAAACATGGCGCACAATGCCGGTTATACTTCGGTAATGTCACACCGTTCAGGAGAAACGGAAGACAATACGATTGCCGATTTAGCAGTGGCTTTAAACTGTGGTCAAATCAAAACCGGTTCGGCTTCGCGCTCGGATCGTATGGCCAAATACAACCAGTTATTGCGCATCGAGGAAGAATTAGGCAATACGGCTTATTTCCCGGGCGTCAAAGCTTTTAAGCAGAAGTAA
- a CDS encoding peptide-N-glycosidase F-related protein, whose translation MKKYYFLLLFLLELSLVKAQTTISIYDSVLFYDGYAALVNHPTEPDVVRLRNDLFTKKLTPEVLSQIGNTLTLDISISAACDNYDRIGNINLALVPKGSLFYSPASTSRIELGRFITPFMNKNVAPNLVPYTFTVDNVTKILKDEYLNTLYDFWIEFELFGVPYAANTQIAGCSGRNDVFYGTLNFVTNTDTSVPDDTFILPLNFKKDLNNYAAGATDEIGTTVRTINFNLDSQINNAKFYLITSNHGANSGGEEYNRRWHYVSLDANPILTYRPGELTCEPYRIYNTQANGIYGPTPRTPSQWQSFSNWCPGAVIPIREISLGNLSAGAHSFVISVPDAVFVGAQGYIPVSLYLQGENTVLGVENFTRLDFEYYPNPTNDFITVTANSAMKSIQLCDMQGRVLMTQVSESLQTTIDVSNYSNGIYFLKVQSASGEKTKKIVKE comes from the coding sequence ATGAAAAAATATTACTTTTTGTTGCTTTTCCTTTTAGAATTATCGTTAGTAAAAGCACAAACCACCATCTCAATTTATGATAGCGTATTGTTTTATGATGGCTATGCAGCGCTGGTAAACCATCCAACAGAACCCGATGTAGTCAGATTGCGAAATGATTTGTTTACTAAAAAATTAACCCCCGAAGTATTGTCGCAAATCGGGAATACTTTAACGCTTGATATTTCAATTTCTGCCGCTTGTGATAATTATGACCGAATTGGAAATATTAATTTGGCGTTAGTACCCAAAGGGTCTTTGTTTTATAGTCCGGCCTCAACAAGCAGAATTGAATTGGGCAGATTTATAACACCGTTTATGAATAAAAATGTAGCACCCAATTTGGTGCCTTACACTTTTACAGTAGATAACGTCACCAAAATATTAAAAGATGAGTATCTCAATACGCTGTATGATTTTTGGATAGAGTTTGAATTGTTTGGTGTGCCTTATGCAGCCAATACACAAATCGCTGGTTGTTCCGGTAGAAATGATGTGTTTTACGGAACATTGAATTTTGTAACCAATACTGATACTTCAGTGCCCGACGATACTTTTATCTTGCCTTTAAATTTCAAAAAGGATTTGAATAACTATGCTGCCGGTGCTACAGATGAGATTGGAACAACCGTAAGAACCATCAATTTTAATCTTGATTCCCAAATTAATAATGCTAAATTTTATTTGATTACGTCCAACCATGGTGCCAACTCGGGTGGAGAAGAATACAACCGAAGATGGCATTATGTTTCTTTAGATGCTAATCCGATATTAACTTATCGTCCCGGTGAACTTACTTGTGAACCCTATAGGATTTACAATACACAAGCCAACGGAATTTATGGTCCAACCCCAAGAACACCTTCACAATGGCAATCATTTAGCAATTGGTGTCCGGGCGCAGTTATTCCTATACGCGAAATTAGTTTGGGGAATTTGAGCGCCGGAGCTCATTCTTTTGTGATATCAGTGCCTGATGCCGTTTTTGTAGGAGCACAAGGTTATATACCGGTTTCATTATACTTACAAGGCGAAAATACGGTTTTAGGAGTAGAAAATTTTACCCGTTTAGACTTTGAATATTATCCGAATCCAACAAATGACTTTATCACAGTTACGGCCAACAGTGCTATGAAGTCAATTCAATTGTGTGATATGCAAGGTAGGGTTTTGATGACTCAAGTTAGCGAATCGTTACAAACCACCATTGATGTTTCAAATTATTCTAACGGAATTTATTTCCTAAAAGTTCAATCAGCTAGCGGTGAAAAGACCAAAAAAATAGTGAAAGAGTAG